The region GGCGGGCGTCACCACTTTGGCGGCGAGCACGGCGAAGAACACGGACGCGGTGGGCGCGGCAGCCGTCACCGCATGTTTGAACATGGCGATTTGCGGTTGGTGCTGCTGGCGCTGGTGGCGCGCAAACCGAGCCACGGCTATGAGCTGATTAAGGCGATCGACGAGGCTTCCTCCGGCTTGTACGTGCCAAGTCCAGGCGTCATTTATCCGACCCTGACGCTGTTGGAAGAGCAGGACTTCCTCGAGCCGATCACCACCGGTAATGGCCGCAAAAGCTACCAAATCACTGCGCTTGGCCAGAGTGAACTGCAAAAGCACCAGGCCGCCGTCGATCTGATCCTTGCCCGTTTGGCCGGGGCCGGCCGCAGTCATCATCATCACGGCAATCTGGCGGAGGGTATCTCCGAAGCCATGAACCGCCTGCGCAGTTTGCTGCGCGGTAACGTGATGCGCGCCGATCTCACGCCCCAGCAGGTTGAACGCATCAATCAGGCGTTGCTCACCGCA is a window of Serratia plymuthica DNA encoding:
- a CDS encoding PadR family transcriptional regulator yields the protein MFHRLGLHRRHGCHHDSEAGHEHRRRGGRHHFGGEHGEEHGRGGRGSRHRMFEHGDLRLVLLALVARKPSHGYELIKAIDEASSGLYVPSPGVIYPTLTLLEEQDFLEPITTGNGRKSYQITALGQSELQKHQAAVDLILARLAGAGRSHHHHGNLAEGISEAMNRLRSLLRGNVMRADLTPQQVERINQALLTAVATIESEMNINTTTQEND